A DNA window from Megalobrama amblycephala isolate DHTTF-2021 linkage group LG11, ASM1881202v1, whole genome shotgun sequence contains the following coding sequences:
- the LOC125278056 gene encoding uncharacterized protein LOC125278056 isoform X1, translated as MQIAGFSRTIEQIKNRWKLLKTAFFKAKSQNGKSGSDPSDFPFYEIIDSFMGERPIANPEDNGVDVRFSEDLPSEDTTNSPEDSYSEDNIDSPFDEASMASSSSEITPGLHEETSSQGPRKRKGPTSRITSRYEKAIKMWSFEQQTFLEKMQETQNVWMEQQLQRNQEHEERLLMTLVEEHSRSNERLVGQLLSGLSGILHQTSALHMQTNRILMFRPHPQTQHSYAETRGHSSKNTPHNADTTSMYTFMNL; from the exons ATGCAGATTGCAGGTTTCAGTCGAACAATCGAGCAAATCAAAAACAGATGGAAGTTACTAAAAACGGCGTTCTTCAAAGCTAAATCACAGAATGGTAAAAGTGGTAGTGACCCGTCCGATTTTCCGTTTTACGAAATTATTGATTCATTTATGGGAGAGCGTCCTATTGCAAACCCTGAGGATAACGGCGTGGATGTCCGCTTCTCCGAGGACTTGCCCTCGGAAGACACGACCAACAGTCCAG AAGATTCATACTCCGAGGACAATATAGACAGCCCTTTTGATGAAGCTTCTATGGCGTCTTCCAGTAGTGAAATCACCCCAGGTTTACATGAAGAGACCTCTTCACAGGGGCCACGAAAGAGAAAag GACCTACATCAAGAATAACTTCTCGCTATGAAAAAGCTATAAAGATGTGGTCATTTGAGCAGCAGACCTTTCTGGAAAAGATGCAGGAGACTCAAAATGTGTGGATGGAACAGCAACTGCAAAGAAACCAGGAACATGAAGAGAGGCTCCTCATGACACTAGTTGAGGAACATTCCAGATCAAATGAACGGCTTGTAGGACAACTGCTTTCAGGTCTTAGTGGCATCTTACACCAAACATCAGCACTACACATGCAGACGAATCGTATCCTGATGTTCCGCCCCCATCCCCAAACGCAGCACTCATATGCAGAAACAAGGGGTCATTCTTCAAAAAATACTCCACACAACGCTGACACTACTAGCATGTACACATTTATGAATCTGTGA
- the LOC125278054 gene encoding cytochrome P450 2J2-like, producing MNLHFIFDSFDFKSWIILFFVFLLIADMIKNRNPPNFPPGPWPLPFLGTVFTKMDFRTMHKLAEVYGKVFSLRVGSKKLVIISGYKNVKEALITQNDSFIERPNLPLFHKVFKGIGLTMSNGYVWRMHRRFAAFHLRTFGEGKKVLEHSIQQECVYLCEAFREEKGPFNPMAILHGAVSNTVACLTFGQRFDYHDECYQRILHLDNECVQLQGSPRAQLYNVCPRLLEYLPGPHQTMFSNYIKIKDFLRGEIIKHREDWDPSNPRDLIDSYLTEMDKKKSDPEAGFNIEGLVISCLDMIEAGTETSATTLRWGLLFMIKFPEIQEKVQAEIDKVIGQSRQPCLADRVNMPYTDAVIHEIQRFGDVVPLGIPRQAAKDTTLAGYFIPKGTFITTTLSSVLHDPNEWKTPDTFNPGHFLDENGQFRKRDAFMPFSAGKRACVGEQLARNVLFLFFTSMLQQFTISKCPGEEPSLEGEIWFTYAPAPFRICVSLR from the exons ATGAACCTGCACTTCATATTTGACAGCTTTGATTTTAAAAGCtggatcattttattttttgtatttctgCTCATTGCTGATATGATCAAAAATAGGAATCCGCCCAATTTCCCCCCAGGACCCTGGCCTCTGCCATTCCTGGGAACTGTTTTCACTAAGATGGATTTTAGGACCATGCATAAG TTGGCTGAAGTCTACGGGAAGGTGTTCAGCCTAAGAGTGGGGAGTAAGAAACTGGTAATCATATCTggatataaaaatgtaaaggaAGCCCTCATTACTCAGAACGACAGTTTCATTGAACGTCCAAATCTCCCACTGTTTCATAAAGTTTTTAAGGGAATTG GTTTAACAATGAGTAATGGATACGTGTGGCGGATGCATAGGAGGTTTGCTGCCTTCCATTTGCGGACCTTTGGAGAGGGGAAGAAAGTCCTTGAGCACAGCATCCAGCAAGAGTGTGTCTACCTTTGTGAAGCTTTTAGGGAAGAAAAGG GACCTTTCAACCCTATGGCCATCTTACATGGTGCCGTCTCAAATACCGTTGCATGTTTGACATTTGGACAACGCTTTGACTATCACGATGAATGTTACCAAAGAATTCTGCATCTTGACAATGAATGTGTTCAGTTACAAGGTTCTCCAAGAGCACAG CTGTATAATGTGTGCCCTCGGCTCTTGGAATATTTACCTGGCCCCCACCAGACCATGTTTTCCAACTATATTAAGATAAAAGACTTCCTGAGAGGAGAAATCATTAAACACAGAGAGGACTGGGACCCTTCAAACCCTCGTGACCTTATAGACAGCTACCTGACTGAGATGGATAAG AAAAAGAGTGACCCTGAGGCTGGTTTTAACATAGAAGGGTTAGTGATATCTTGCCTAGACATGATTGAGGCGGGGACAGAGACCAGTGCTACTACATTACGCTGGGGTCTGCTTTTTATGATCAAATTTCCAGAAATACAGG AAAAGGTCCAGGCAGAGATAGACAAGGTGATTGGACAGTCGCGTCAACCCTGCTTGGCTGACAGAGTTAATATGCCCTACACTGATGCTGTTATCCATGAGATTCAAAGATTTGGGGATGTTGTTCCACTGGGAATCCCTAGACAAGCTGCTAAAGACACAACACTAGCAGGGTACTTCATTCCTAAG GGCACCTTTATTACAACAACCTTATCTTCAGTCCTGCATGATCCAAATGAATGGAAAACCCCAGACACCTTTAACCCAGGACACTTCCTGGATGAAAATGGACAGTTTCGGAAGAGAGATGCCTTCATGCCATTTTCAGCAG GCAAGAGAGCGTGTGTGGGAGAGCAACTGGCTCGTAATGTGCTCTTCCTGTTCTTCACCTCCATGCTGCAGCAATTCACCATCTCCAAATGTCCAGGAGAGGAACCCAGTTTGGAGGGCGAGATATGGTTCACATATGCTCCTGCTCCCTTCCGCATTTGTGTGTCCTTACGTTAG
- the LOC125278056 gene encoding uncharacterized protein LOC125278056 isoform X2 yields MQIAGFSRTIEQIKNRWKLLKTAFFKAKSQNGKSGSDPSDFPFYEIIDSFMGERPIANPEDNGVDVRFSEDLPSEDTTNSPDSYSEDNIDSPFDEASMASSSSEITPGLHEETSSQGPRKRKGPTSRITSRYEKAIKMWSFEQQTFLEKMQETQNVWMEQQLQRNQEHEERLLMTLVEEHSRSNERLVGQLLSGLSGILHQTSALHMQTNRILMFRPHPQTQHSYAETRGHSSKNTPHNADTTSMYTFMNL; encoded by the exons ATGCAGATTGCAGGTTTCAGTCGAACAATCGAGCAAATCAAAAACAGATGGAAGTTACTAAAAACGGCGTTCTTCAAAGCTAAATCACAGAATGGTAAAAGTGGTAGTGACCCGTCCGATTTTCCGTTTTACGAAATTATTGATTCATTTATGGGAGAGCGTCCTATTGCAAACCCTGAGGATAACGGCGTGGATGTCCGCTTCTCCGAGGACTTGCCCTCGGAAGACACGACCAACAGTCCAG ATTCATACTCCGAGGACAATATAGACAGCCCTTTTGATGAAGCTTCTATGGCGTCTTCCAGTAGTGAAATCACCCCAGGTTTACATGAAGAGACCTCTTCACAGGGGCCACGAAAGAGAAAag GACCTACATCAAGAATAACTTCTCGCTATGAAAAAGCTATAAAGATGTGGTCATTTGAGCAGCAGACCTTTCTGGAAAAGATGCAGGAGACTCAAAATGTGTGGATGGAACAGCAACTGCAAAGAAACCAGGAACATGAAGAGAGGCTCCTCATGACACTAGTTGAGGAACATTCCAGATCAAATGAACGGCTTGTAGGACAACTGCTTTCAGGTCTTAGTGGCATCTTACACCAAACATCAGCACTACACATGCAGACGAATCGTATCCTGATGTTCCGCCCCCATCCCCAAACGCAGCACTCATATGCAGAAACAAGGGGTCATTCTTCAAAAAATACTCCACACAACGCTGACACTACTAGCATGTACACATTTATGAATCTGTGA
- the LOC125278056 gene encoding uncharacterized protein LOC125278056 isoform X3 → MVHKVAEDSYSEDNIDSPFDEASMASSSSEITPGLHEETSSQGPRKRKGPTSRITSRYEKAIKMWSFEQQTFLEKMQETQNVWMEQQLQRNQEHEERLLMTLVEEHSRSNERLVGQLLSGLSGILHQTSALHMQTNRILMFRPHPQTQHSYAETRGHSSKNTPHNADTTSMYTFMNL, encoded by the exons ATGGTGCATAAAGTTGCAG AAGATTCATACTCCGAGGACAATATAGACAGCCCTTTTGATGAAGCTTCTATGGCGTCTTCCAGTAGTGAAATCACCCCAGGTTTACATGAAGAGACCTCTTCACAGGGGCCACGAAAGAGAAAag GACCTACATCAAGAATAACTTCTCGCTATGAAAAAGCTATAAAGATGTGGTCATTTGAGCAGCAGACCTTTCTGGAAAAGATGCAGGAGACTCAAAATGTGTGGATGGAACAGCAACTGCAAAGAAACCAGGAACATGAAGAGAGGCTCCTCATGACACTAGTTGAGGAACATTCCAGATCAAATGAACGGCTTGTAGGACAACTGCTTTCAGGTCTTAGTGGCATCTTACACCAAACATCAGCACTACACATGCAGACGAATCGTATCCTGATGTTCCGCCCCCATCCCCAAACGCAGCACTCATATGCAGAAACAAGGGGTCATTCTTCAAAAAATACTCCACACAACGCTGACACTACTAGCATGTACACATTTATGAATCTGTGA
- the LOC125278055 gene encoding protein ALP1-like, which yields MLKSPIKTLIKVPNEDEASKYAQRFERYHIPQIMGLIDGTHIPILPPSDGYKDFVNRKGWPSYVLQAVVDDQGRFWHISCKMPGSAHDASVLRQSELFQKAHLLPKAVKNVEGQDLRLMVVGDPAYPLLDWLIKGYTNSPNLTPEQESFSVYLSSLRVGVEMASGKLKSRWRVLLKRSDFHFSFAPTMIATCCALHNFCEKRNDGVNLNWLNDICETDQLYPQPTQPVHASVSTSGKNAREALTQYLARHFPLRQGHLH from the exons ATGCTCAAATCTCCAATAAAAACTCTAATTAAAGTACCTAATGAAGATGAGGCATCAAAGTACGCCCAACGTTTTGAGAGGTACCACATTCCACAAATAATGGGGCTGATCGATGGAACTCATATTCCGATTCTACCTCCCTCTGATGGATATAAAGACTTCGTGAATAGGAAAGGGTGGCCCTCCTACGTGCTTCAAGCCGTTGTAGATGACCAAGGCCG CTTCTGGCACATAAGCTGCAAAATGCCAGGCAGCGCCCACGATGCAAGTGTGCTTAGACAATCAGAACTCTTCCAGAAAGCCCACCTGCTGCCCAAG GCTGTGAAAAACGTAGAAGGACAAGACCTCAGGCTAATGGTTGTTGGAGATCCTGCTTATCCCTTACTTGACTGGTTGATCAAGGGGTACACAAATTCTCCCAATCTTACACCAGAGCAGGAATCATTCAGTGTCTACCTGAGTTCACTCAGGGTAGGTGTAGAGATGGCGTCCGGCAAGCTGAAATCAAGGTGGCGAGTGCTCCTTAAAAGAAGTGACTTTCACTTCTCCTTTGCACCGACGATGATCGCTACATGCTGTGCACTGCACAACTTTTGTGAGAAGCGAAATGATGGGGTGAATTTAAACTGGTTAAACGACATTTGTGAGACTGACCAACTCTACCCTCAGCCTACCCAACCTGTTCATGCTTCGGTCAGCACAAGCGGAAAGAATGCAAGAGAAGCACTGACCCAGTATTTGGCCCGTCATTTTCCCCTCCGTCAAGGTCACCTACACTGA